The window AAATAAGGACGCGATTCATCTCACGCTTATTTGAGAAAATAAAGCTTGAGGCTTCTCGCGGTTAAGCTAAACAATCTCTTAAGTCATTATACTGTAATACGTAAAAGAGGGAGTTCTTAAGTATTACTATACAAATAGTATTAATATATACTTTGATTGGGGTTGCTTTATAAAGTAAAAGATATAGAATAACTCCAACTATGCCAATATACAGAAAAAGATAAAGACCTATAAATATATCTCATAGAACTGAATGAATAACTAACCACAGGTCTATTGATAGATGAAACAGCCGAAGCTGTTGCATTATAGCGATTAGCTGCCGAAGATGCAGCAGCAGAAACACCACCATAAATTAGGTTTTGTTCTTCTTCTTTTAACTCAGTTAGTTGGGGAAGTTCATCAATAATAATTTTAGTCATTTTCTTACTCGTCAAAACTTATTTATTCGGATTAGTCTGAGATAACTTGACACTTGAAAGCGATCACTTGATGGATTAAATTACAAGCGATCGCATTGGCTATTGAAACTTTAACAACAGCAATTCTAAGTTAAAACGTAAAAGCTTCTGAGGAAACTCTGATGAACTCATAACCATACCAGTACCAGTCAGATTCACGTACACTCAATGAAAAAGTCATAACTGGTCTATTACCAGATGAAACAGAAGCCGCAGTAGCGCTACTGTAATTAGCAGCAGCAGAGGCAGCAGCAGAAACGCCACCATAAACTTGATTTTGTTCTTCTTCTTGTAATTCAGTTAGTTGGGGAAGTTCATTAATCATAATTTGAGTCATCTTTACCCCTCGGTTGAAAAACCAATCTTTTTACTAACTTCAGTATATTAAAATATTTGATTTTTGGTCAATAAATTTACAGATTTTAACATATTTTTTTGAGGACTTAATATATTTAAGTCTCTTAAGAGTTTAATCAAGAAAATGAACTGATTTGCTCAAAAAAGTTGAATATTTAAGACAAAATATCTGTTATTAAGACTTTAATTAAGCTAAAATAGTTTTAAGTGATTTATTCTATTCTTAATCATGACACCTATTCACAGTACTGCTCGGGAAATTTTAGATTGTCTGTACCCTGTTTTAAGATTAGCTGCAGACTATGCGATCGCTATTCAAGATCGCATTAATCCTCTACCAGAAAAATCAGAATATGGGGATAACTTCTACGCTACTGCTTTAACCGATGCTGATTTAACCATTCAAACAACGATAGAATTAGCACTCTTAGCTAGATTCCCCCAAGTACGTTTTTTCGGTGAAGAATATCAAAGCTCTTATAATACTAAATATTTTCGCGGTATCGATTTAGTTAAAGATGAATTATTGATTACACTAGATCCCATCGATGGTACTAGAGCCTATCTAGATAAACTCTCTGCTTTTGCAATTATCTTAACAATTATTCAAGGAGATCATTACGAAGCAGTATTAATTATTAAACCTAGACAAAAATACTATCTTTTAGCACTCAAAAACCAAGGAGCTTATTACGGGGATTTAAGCCAAGATAAACTAAACTTCGCTCAACCTTTAAAATTAGCTCCACTTCAATCTCGATTGCTTTATCTAAGTTTTGGCTTAGCTAACTTGAGAGAGAAGTTCGCTGAAAATTTTCAGGTTTGGTGTAGCGCTACAGATTATGCTCCTCCTCAAAATCCCCCCGAATATCTAGATTTAATTAAAGGAAATCTCGCGGGAGTAATTCTCGAAAAAGGAAACTTAATCGATAATGCAGCTATTGCTTTCGTCGCTAAAGAAGCAGGAGCGATCGTTACTTTTTGGAATGGTGAAGACTTCCAACCTTTCTCGGAGATAGAGTCTTGGAAAATTCCTGGAATTATTATTGCTCATAATCAACAAATCAGGGAATTAATCTTAGCCAAAGTTATTTAGCGTCAGCCAGAAAACGCCTAAGTAAACTTAATGCTTTCCATCCATCAGAAGAAGTCCAGTAGCGTTTAACCATTACCCAAAACCAGATAAAAAACTGTTTAAGTTGTTTAATTTTGTCGATTATTAATTTATATCTTGTCTGTATTAATAGATACATTTTGGTGATAAAGTTGTTAAATGCTGACAAAGTTTGAACAGATCGAGATTTCCGCTAAAATCGTTGCTATTACCAAAATTATAGATATCTATGGTCAATCAAGTCGAAAATAGCCAAGAAACAGACGCAACTAGAGTAAAAATCCTTAGTGAAGCTTTACCTTACATCCAAAAATTCAAAGGACGCACGATAGTAGTAAAATACGGTGGTGCAGCGATGAAAGATAGTAGTCTCAAAGACTCAGTCATTCGAGATATCGTCTTTTTATCCTGTGTTGGGTTACGCCCAATTATTGTACATGGGGGAGGACCTGAAATTAATACTTGGTTAGATAAATTAGGTATTGAACCCCAATTCAAAGATGGTCTCAGAGTCACCGACGCAGCGACTATGGACGTGGTAGAGATGGTTTTGGTTGGTCGCGTCAATAAAGAGTTAGTATCCCTAATTAATTGCGCAGGGGGTCGCGCAGTGGGTATTTGTGGTAAAGATGGTAACCTGATTACAGCTCGTCACGTTGGTAAAGATGGTGTGGGATTCGTCGGAGAAGTTAGCAATATAGATACAAAATTGGTAGAATCTTTAGTAGAAAGTGGTTATGTGCCCGTGATTTCTAGTGTCGCAGCTGATGAAGAAGGACAAGCTCATAATATTAACGCAGATACAGTCGCCGGAGAAATAGCCGCAGCATTACAAGCAGAAAAAATGATTCTTTTGACTGATACACCAGGTATCCTAGAGGATTATCATGACCCTTCTACTTTATTACCTAAATTAGATATTCAACAAGCTAGAGATTTAATCAATCAAGGTATCGTCAGTGGGGGTATGATTCCTAAAGTCAATTGTTGTGTGCGATCGCTCGCTCAAGGAGTACGCGCAGCTCATATTATTGATGGACGTTTAGCCCACGCTTTACTCTTAGAAATCTTTACCGATCGCGGTATAGGTAGTATGATAGTTGGCTCAATGGATTACTAAGGCTCAGGACTGGTTTCTATAAGTTGCCAGTCTTTCAAGGCAGTTCGATAGTGTCTGTGTTCATGAATACATTTTACTAAAAAATTCTAATTTTTGTGACAATTCTTGTTAAATATATTGGATATTTTATGTTAAAAAATTTGGTTGATATAGGTAACTTAATTACTTCTTCTCCTGAGATTCAACATGGCAGTCCGATTATTGCAGGGACAGGAACTTCTGTAAAACGGATTGTTGCTCTCTATAAACAAGGATATAGTCCAGATGAGATTAAAGCTGACAAAGAATATTTGACTTTAGCTCAAATTTATGCAGCACTTGCCTATTACTATACTAATCAGCAAGCTATTGAGGAAGAATTAGCTCAAGACGCTCTTGATTACGAGAGATTATCGGCTCAGGTATTAACAAACTAACAGTGACAGTTATTCGATTTTATTTAGATGAGGACACCACGAGCAAACGTCTTTTACAAGCTTTACGTAATCGTGGTGCAGATGTTGTTTCAATCTTTGAAGTAGGAATGCTAGCACAATCAGACGAACACCAATTAGAATGGGCTTTAAAAAATCAACGAGTCATTACACCTAATACCGTTCCACCTTCTACTAAGTGCTGCGCTTTGCGCTACACATCCCTACGAACACCGAACTCTTTATAGGGGAGAAAGTGTAATTTTAGAGACAATTTTTCCCATAATGCCGAAAGAGCCAAAATTTGGCTAATGTAATACATATTTTTTTGACTTACATATTCTTTGAAAAATACTTATTTTGTAACCTTTTTTAATCATAGTACAAATAATACTATAGATTAAAAACTATGGTTACGTTTTGATTACAAAAAAACAAATTATATTACGGTTGACTTTTAAGATTTTTTTAATTATTGTTTAGATAATACATTTCAAGTATTAATCCTTTTTGAAACTTTATTAAATCCTGTTTGTGTTTTCATGATTTCATGACAGAAACAGAGGTAAAATAATTTGGAAAGAATTAAATAATTTTCGTCGAAAATGGCATACTTGTTTGGCAATCAATAAAGTAATGCTATTTGATTCCTTTTGCTTGTTGTCATTTTAATGGTTGTCTAAATCTAGCTAAAATCTGCTTTGAAAAAAGTTAAGACAGATTTAGTTAAAGGAATTTAGTGACTAATTTTAATATGCTTCTGATCAAGAGTAATTAAAACCCCAAGATACGATAGTAAACCTAAACTCCTTTTATTATGGACAACTCATTTTCTCAACAGTTTGACTTTTCTTCCACAACCAATAGCTCTAATCAAATTGGCTCTGCATTACTTCAAGCACAAAATCAGTTAGAAGGTTTTTTAACATCTAGTAATGCTTCTCAACAGTTAGATTCAATTTATGATATCACTGACTTAACAGCTAAGCAAGAATTAATTGAAAATGGTTTAGCTCAATTTGATTTACCAGAAGTTAGAATTTTAGCTAATGAAGTGATGCAAGGAGCTTTTGGAGCTTATTCTCAGGTGAGAAATGAAATTTATATAGCCAAATCTTTATTAGAATCAGAAAGAGATGATTTATTATTAAAAGATGTCTTGCTAGAAGAGATGGGTCATTATCTTGATACCTTACTCAATCCACAAGGAGATAGCCCAGGGGACGAGGGTGAGTTACTCAAAAATATTGTTAATGGCAACAATTTAGAGCCCACAGAATTAGATAGAATTAGACAAGAAAACGACTGGACACAAATCACCGTAGATAACACCAGTATTTGGGTAGAACAAGATAATACTTTAAGTTCTGCTCGAAATTTGGGAAATATTAGTGGAAGTGCTATGAACGTGAACAATGGTTATGTGGGTCGTAGTGATCCCAATGACTATTTTCGCTTTTATATCGATGGTACGGGTTCTTTTTCTTTAAGTTTGACTGGTATGACTGCTGATGCAGATGTACAGTTGCTTAATTCTTCTGGTTCAGTGATTGATAGGGGGACAAACGGTGGTTCACGCTCTGAGAGTATTTCTCGAACACTTAGCTCAGGAACTTATTATGTGCGGGTTTATTCCTTTGGAGGTGCTAATACAAGGTACAATCTCAGTCTCAGGCATAATGGTACAATATATGATGCAGGAAATTCAATGTCTTACGCCAGAGATTTTGGAGATGTATCGAGAGGAGCAACTCGTAATATAACAAATCGTATTGGTCGTTCAGATACTAATGATTACTATCGTTTCTATTTGACCAGTACAGGTACTGTTTCTGTGGGTATTAGTCGGATGAGTGCTGATGCAGATTTAGAATTGCGTAGTGCTACTGGTTGGATTGCTAGTTCTACAAGAGCTGGTTCAGCCCCTGACAGTATTTCTCGAACACTTAGCCCAGGAACTTATTATGCGCGAGTTTAT is drawn from Gloeocapsa sp. DLM2.Bin57 and contains these coding sequences:
- the argB gene encoding acetylglutamate kinase translates to MVNQVENSQETDATRVKILSEALPYIQKFKGRTIVVKYGGAAMKDSSLKDSVIRDIVFLSCVGLRPIIVHGGGPEINTWLDKLGIEPQFKDGLRVTDAATMDVVEMVLVGRVNKELVSLINCAGGRAVGICGKDGNLITARHVGKDGVGFVGEVSNIDTKLVESLVESGYVPVISSVAADEEGQAHNINADTVAGEIAAALQAEKMILLTDTPGILEDYHDPSTLLPKLDIQQARDLINQGIVSGGMIPKVNCCVRSLAQGVRAAHIIDGRLAHALLLEIFTDRGIGSMIVGSMDY
- a CDS encoding DUF433 domain-containing protein — protein: MLKNLVDIGNLITSSPEIQHGSPIIAGTGTSVKRIVALYKQGYSPDEIKADKEYLTLAQIYAALAYYYTNQQAIEEELAQDALDYERLSAQVLTN
- a CDS encoding inositol monophosphatase family protein — encoded protein: MTPIHSTAREILDCLYPVLRLAADYAIAIQDRINPLPEKSEYGDNFYATALTDADLTIQTTIELALLARFPQVRFFGEEYQSSYNTKYFRGIDLVKDELLITLDPIDGTRAYLDKLSAFAIILTIIQGDHYEAVLIIKPRQKYYLLALKNQGAYYGDLSQDKLNFAQPLKLAPLQSRLLYLSFGLANLREKFAENFQVWCSATDYAPPQNPPEYLDLIKGNLAGVILEKGNLIDNAAIAFVAKEAGAIVTFWNGEDFQPFSEIESWKIPGIIIAHNQQIRELILAKVI